In the genome of Pseudomonas bubulae, one region contains:
- the gorA gene encoding glutathione-disulfide reductase, which translates to MAYEFDLFVIGAGSGGVRAARFAAGFGAKVAVAESRYLGGTCVNVGCVPKKLLVYGAHFAEDFEQASGFGWSLGEADFDWATLIANKDREINRLNGIYRNLLVNSGVTLIEGHAKITGPNEVEINGQRHTAKHILIATGGWPQIPDIPGHEHAISSNEAFFLKELPKRVLVVGGGYIAVEFAGIFHGLGAKTSLLYRGEMFLRGFDGAVRKHLHEELIKRGMDVQFNADIERIDKQADGSLKATLKDGRELIADCVFYATGRRPMLDNLGLENTGVKLDKRGFVEVDDLYQSAEPSILAIGDVIGRVQLTPVALAEGMAVARRLFKPEQYRPVDYQMIPTAVFSLPNIGTVGLSEEQAIEAGHKVQIFESSFRPMKLTLTECQERTLMKLVVDADTDKVLGCHMVGPEAGEIVQGLAIALKAGATKQHFDETIGVHPTAAEEFVTMRTPVKR; encoded by the coding sequence ATGGCCTACGAATTTGATCTATTTGTCATTGGTGCGGGTTCTGGTGGCGTGCGTGCTGCACGTTTTGCCGCAGGTTTTGGCGCAAAAGTGGCTGTAGCAGAAAGCCGCTATCTGGGCGGTACCTGCGTGAACGTTGGCTGCGTGCCGAAAAAGCTGCTGGTGTACGGCGCGCACTTTGCTGAAGATTTCGAGCAAGCCTCGGGGTTTGGCTGGAGCCTGGGTGAGGCCGACTTTGACTGGGCGACCCTGATCGCCAACAAAGACCGCGAGATCAATCGTCTCAACGGTATTTATCGCAACTTGCTGGTCAACAGCGGTGTGACCCTGATCGAAGGTCACGCGAAAATAACCGGCCCCAATGAAGTTGAAATCAACGGTCAGCGTCATACCGCCAAACATATCCTGATCGCCACCGGCGGCTGGCCGCAGATTCCCGACATCCCGGGCCATGAACATGCAATCAGTTCCAACGAGGCATTCTTCCTCAAAGAGCTTCCCAAGCGTGTGCTGGTGGTGGGCGGTGGCTATATCGCCGTCGAGTTTGCTGGGATTTTCCACGGTTTGGGTGCGAAAACGTCCTTACTCTATCGTGGCGAGATGTTCCTGCGCGGTTTTGATGGTGCAGTGCGCAAGCACTTGCACGAAGAACTGATCAAGCGCGGCATGGACGTACAGTTCAATGCCGATATCGAGCGGATCGACAAGCAGGCCGATGGCAGCCTCAAAGCCACACTCAAGGACGGTCGCGAGCTGATCGCCGATTGTGTGTTCTACGCCACGGGCCGTCGGCCGATGCTCGATAACCTGGGCCTGGAGAACACCGGGGTCAAACTCGACAAGCGCGGTTTTGTCGAAGTGGATGATCTGTACCAGAGTGCCGAGCCATCGATCCTGGCCATTGGCGATGTGATCGGTCGCGTGCAGTTGACGCCCGTGGCGCTGGCCGAAGGCATGGCCGTGGCGCGCCGCCTGTTCAAGCCCGAGCAATATCGGCCGGTGGATTACCAAATGATCCCGACGGCTGTGTTCAGCCTGCCTAACATCGGCACGGTGGGTTTGAGCGAAGAACAGGCCATTGAGGCGGGACACAAGGTGCAGATTTTCGAAAGCAGCTTTCGCCCGATGAAACTGACACTCACCGAGTGCCAGGAGCGTACGTTGATGAAGCTGGTGGTGGATGCCGACACCGACAAGGTGCTCGGTTGCCATATGGTCGGGCCGGAGGCGGGGGAGATCGTGCAGGGACTGGCGATTGCCTTGAAGGCCGGGGCGACCAAACAGCACTTTGACGAAACCATCGGCGTACACCCGACGGCTGCTGAAGAGTTTGTGACCATGCGCACGCCGGTAAAACGCTGA